The window GGCCCGTTCAGCCCAGCCCAACCACGACTAAAAATGTGTTTTGTGCAGGCCCGAGCCTGGCACGACCTGCCCGTCGGGCTCAGTTTgcaggcccgagcccggcccgatGACACACTCGGGCTCAACCCAACCCGGGATTTTTGGGCTGGGCCGTCCGGGCCGGGCTATCCATGGCCAGGTCTAGGGATGGGGTACCCAGCGACGGACGAGGCCGACGACGCGGATGGTAAAGCAAGAGTGGAGGGGGTGATGACTCGGACACGGGAAATGGAGGAAGACGATGACTCAGGCGCGGAAAATGAAGGACAGCGACGACTCAGGCATGAAAAATGGAGGATAGACATGGGGAGGAGGGCGATGTGTTTGGTGGACTTTGGTCAATTGGTGAAATTTGAGGTGGGTCCGATCTATCTGGACCTACATGACGAACACGCCTAGGCGCGTCCTGGCCTCCACTAGGCCTCCACCATAGATATGGGTTGTTAtaaggggtgccggtcagcctaGACATGTAGGGCTGGTTTAAGGAGCTCGGCTGAATCGTGATTTGATTGGTTAGTTACCGGGCCATTTCGCACAGTGTCATTTGAGGAGCCCAAGTGCAATGGCGGATCTAGAATCCCATACTTAACGTGCCAGAGTTCAAGGTTTACATTGAACATCATCATAATCTCAACAAATAGTCTGAAAACAACAACAACTAAATGAAtatttagagcatctccagccgcgcccccaacaggcccccagGCCACTTTTTCAGCGTCGACGCCAAAAAAACgccccagtcgcgcccccaggacgACGAAAAGCGCCGGTTCGGCCCTTTTTTCCGCCCGGCGACCGCAGGCCGAACCCAGCGCACTGGGGGCGAtcgggggctccggcgcaagggaaaagcgcggctggcccacaccctcaggtgaaaagtcaagattttcttccccgactcgccttccagcccccgcgccctcgGCCGCCATTAGCTATATcccggcgccggccgccgcctTTCACAGCTAGATAGCCATTCCCCGCTGGAAAAATAGCAGAGGTTCGCCGAGGCAGCCCCTCCAACAACAGCTGGGCGTTTCCGGCCGCCGTTTTCGGCCGCGGAGGGGCAGTTTAGCGGCGAGTGCACGCCCACCGGgcgcaaggtgttcggcgatttgcctacctcggcgatggactcggatgacgaggaagcgctcgccgcgctgctggaggaggaagccgaggccgacgtccaggaagaGGAGCATCTGATggtgctcgccgccctcgccgagcTGTTGGCGAGCACTGAAAAGCCGCGACGAGGTGGCTCGGCTTTTGGGCGGGTGAAAGCAAAAAACCGGCATCGTCTCGAAGGCTACTacatgctctactccgactacttcgccggTGCTCCACTTCACGGTGACAAAAcatttcggcgccgttatcggatgagccgaaagctcttcctcagaattgtgaattccatccgggagttcgacaactacttcaagtgcaagatggattgcaccggcaaacttggattcacctcgatccggaagtgcacgacagcgatgaggatgcttgcatacgaagctcccggtgattcactcgacgactatgggcgcatggccgagtccaccagcatagagtgtttctacaagttctgtcgggcagtggtggcagtgtttggaccgcaatacttgagaacacccaatgcggaagacactgctcggatcctagcacagaatgcagcaagaggatttcctgggatgcttggaagcatcgactgcatgcattggaaatggaagaattgcccatttgcttggcaggggatgtacaaaggcgccaaagacggttgcagtgtggtacttcaggcggtggccacacatgacctctggatttggcactccttctttggtatgccaggaactcacaatgacatcaacgtgctgcagtgctctcctgtctttgccaagcttgttgaaggtcattctcctccggtgaacttcgagatcaatgggcgacactacaacaaggggtactatctagctgatggcatctatctgagatggtcgacatttgtgaagacgatctcaaaccctgtgccaggaggcaagaacgcctggtttgcgaagattcaggaggcttgcaggaaggatgccgagcgggcatttggtgtgctccaatctcgatttgctgttgtccggtaccccgctcagacctggtccaaagatcaaatgtgggagattatgacttgctgtgtcatcttgcacaacatgatcatcgagagcgagcaagaagacccagtgtttgacactgaaccatactacaggcagggtcctctagccgaagttgatcaccagctaccggcaacctggactgcctatctcagtatgcgtcaggagatccgagacccacaggtgcatcatcaactgcagaAAGATCTGAttgagcacctatggaggctcaaggggGACGCCGGGCGtgacgtgtgatgaaatatgagtttttatttgttgaactatataatttgtattgaactatttgttgtggTACTATTTTATTGAAGTATTTGATTTTTCTGTGATGAAATATGTGATAAGAAAAAAATTGTGTTGATAATTGAACACCGAGACACAGCgaaccacgccgaatatgggcCTATTCTCGCCCATATGGGCCCTTAATGGAGCTGAAAAGTGGGCCAATTTTGACGCCTGGGGGCGAGCTGGGGGCGACGACTGGGCGCAAAACCGCCCCAGCGCCGATTGTATCGCCGGCTCGCCCCAGGGGCGATTTTTATGCGTtctggggggccaacggctggagatgcttcCTCTGTAAAATTTAAACGAGCATATAGTAAAATGTATTTCGCAACTTGGGAGGGGTGGCATCCAGGGCACCCCCACATGCTCGGCTAGAGAAGCATGTGGATAAAACTTTTCCAACTGCCGCAATACGTGGCGCTCCTGTTTTGGTTACCCAGCTGAGCACGAGAAGACAGCAAAGAACGgagtcactgacatgtggacaAAATGGCGGTGGGACCCAAATGTCAGTTTACGTGGCATGGATCTCACGGAGGTTCTGCGTGCGCGCAACGAGCCACCACCCCGTCCGACCTGGCACTCGTCGTCGTCTCCCTTGCTCGGTCCCTCCTCTACAAACCTATCCCCGCCCgtccgccgtcgccgccaccgcgaaACCCTAGACCGCCGCGAGCAAgcgtgagctccattagcgagCCTCACACAACATGGATTGCGGCACAGCCTCGCACGGCGCCCTGCTCGCCGCCGCGCCGCTCGCCGTCCGGCGGCCCCGGCTGCTGCCcctctcgccgccgccgtcgacgccgTCCATTCAGGTCCTTGTTCAGATCTCGCCGGCGTTCTTCTGCACGGGCCGATACGGCCTTCTGTTGTAAGATTCGTAGAGAGCGGAGCTAATCAGCATGTGCTCATGTGCGATTAGATGGGAAAAGTTGGGATTAAAAACCTTTTTTTTCTTTGGAAAGGATTTCTGAAAGTTGAACACTGGAAAAAGCAAGGAACCGTCGTTGTTTCTTGTGTTGATGTGTATTGAATAATCTAATGTGTGGTACTTTATTATCGTTGATGCAGATTCAGAACCGACTTTATTCGATGTCACTGCTTCCGCTTCGAAAGGCCCGAGGCATGGGAATATGCGAGGCTTCTCTAGCAAGTAACTACACGTATGTGATTTCCACTATGAACTGCATTGCATGTCTTGTTAGACTGTACCACACCATGCAGCGCACAACAATTTGCTTGCGCTAGTCTGCTAGATTGTCTGCGGCAATGTGTTGGTCGTGTCAAAATAGTTCTGATGGGAATCTCTTGGCTTGGCAGGCAGACATCAGAGTTTGCTGATTTGGATTGGGAGAACCTTGGTTTTGGACTCGTGCAAACTGACTATATGTATACTGCAAAATGTGGGCCAGATGGGAACTTTGACAAGGGTGGAATGGTGCCGTTTGGGCCAATAGAAATGAACCCAGCATCCGGAGTCCTGAATTATGGACAGGTTTGTATGGGAGGTACAAACTCCTTGATTCGTGTCTCTGGCAGACTGTACTAATGTTTTGAAGGCCTAAATCTTCTTGTTCTGAAATTGTATCGGTTATGATTTGTAGGGATTGTTCGAAGGCCTAAAGGCGTATAGAAAAACTGATGGCTCCATCCTGTTGTTTCGCCCAATGGAAAATGCAATGAGGATGCAAACTGGCGCCGAGAGGATGTGCATGCCTGCACCTCCTGTCGAGCAATTTGTGGATGCAGTAAAACAAACCGTTTTAGCAAACAAGAGATGGGTCAGTCGTCTATCTGAAATGTTGGGTCATTTCCATTGTGCTATGTCATTGTTTATGTGCGCAATTTGATCATTTACCAAATATCTTATGCATCCAGGTGCCTCCTACCGGTAAAGGTTCTTTGTACATTAGGCCACTACTCGTGGGAAGTGGGGCTGTTCTTGGTCTTGCACCTGCTCCTGAGTACACATTCATTATTTTTTCCTCCCCTGTTGGGAACTACTTTAAGGTTTGCATCAAAAAATTTAACTTCTTTGTCCACTACTTTCATGAGATATTTTGCcccaaataaaaataataattggGCTATATACATTGTTGTACTTTCCACTTTGCATGATAACACAATTCAGACTAGAAATTATGTCATTTATTATAGTACTGTTTTTGCCTTTTTGGTTGATGATACACTAATCATGAATCAGATGTGGAATTCCAACTCACTTATGTACGAGTGTTCCCGTTTAGTTTTTTCAGTGCCCATTTAATTTGTCAGTGATATCTGCAGGAAGGATTAGCGCCAATAAATTTGATAGTTGAAGACAAGTTTCATCGGGCCACCCCTGGTGGAACTGGAGGTGTTAAGACCATTGGGAATTATGCCTCGGTAATTATGCTGTTAACTTTAGGTCCATTGTTTATGATTTGTTGGCTTGAATCGACAACTTTGCGATGCAAGTTTGTACCTACAGGAATTTGACTTTGCATCTTGAATTTCTGATATTTATGTTTCTGACGTCTTGATTTGATTtaatttttaatttttatttGATGATTTTGGGCTTTCAGTGTTTAAAGTTCAAAATACAAAAGAACAATATCATGTTCTGATTGAAATAGGCCATGCCATCAGTACAATTATTTTATTGCTCTTAAATCTGATATGACAAAGCTTAAGCATAGCATACGCTTGAAAAGTTGAAATGGAATAATGTCGAGATATTTTTCAAAGTGGAATACTGTAACATAGATAATTATACCATGCATCTTTACCCTTTAAATCTGTCGTAGTCACTTCTACAGTTATTATTTTGTAGTAGCAAAGTAGCATTCACACACACATTGAATTCTTCTGCTAGGACTTCAAATTTACAACATTTTCTACTTAGTTCTAGAAAAATTGTTGATGGATTGAAAACATATTGGAATTACAAAGCCTATGTGTTATAATGGTAAAAACTATTTGTTATGATTGTGGATGCTCATTTATCCTCAAGTCCACTATCTTCCGGTTGTTTAAATTGTGGTCAAAGCCTATAGAATATAGATGCAATGGGTTATAAGGCTGGAATGGCCAGTCTATTCACTAGCTGAAATCCGTATTCAAAAACATCTTCTGCTATCTTCTCTGCTAACTGTGTTGAACTTGTGTATTCATGGCTTCTTCATTATCAGTATGTGTCCTTTTTGTTGAATAGGTCTTGATGGCACAGAAGATTGCAAAGGAGAAAGGTTATTCTGATGTTCTCTACTTGGATGCTGTTGAGAAAAAGTATCTTGAAGAAGTATCTTCGTGTAATATTTTTGTTGTGAAGGTAAGGCATCGCTGTCACTGTCAGATATGCTTGCTATTTTTGATAATAATAATCTTCAACCAGTTCAGGTAACACTGCTTAATTCTGAAAGCTACTACTGTGGTTAGATGTCCGGATATCCTAGTACCATCTTTACTTGAACTTAACGTATTTTGCTTAAAGGGCATATTTGTCCTTTCTAtgtaaaaggaaaaaaggcgaaAACTAAATCATATGCAGAATTGTTGAACTGGAGTAGATATCTTGATTTCAAAATACTTTTGGCTTTCAGCACATGTGCCTGCCATATCAACTATGGAAACCAAAACATTATGGTTTTTATGAGCACGTGGTTGATAGCAACATCCATTAGCATGGCCCTTCCACTTATGGAATATGAGCTGATAAAGGAATAAATTTCATACCTTTGAACAGATTACTTTGTGGAATCCATCAACATATCAGCATTATTTCATAGATAACGATTTGGATATCCTAGTAATATAGCAGCATCAATGACTGTTCCTTAAGATATAGCACCATCTGGCTGATCTACACCTGTTAGGTTTGGCATGGTTGTCTACCTATCACCTTGGTTTCTTATAAATGTTGCAGAACAATGCTATCATCAGAATGATGAGACTGATTACAAACAGTTATTTTAGCACAATTCTTGTCTCTTTTATGCATGTCGTTTGTAACTTTGATCTTATTTCTTTAGTTGCTATTTGGACCAGGGCAATGTTATTTCAACTCCAGCAATAAAAGGAACAATATTGCCGGGCATCACAAGGAAAAGTATAATTGATGTTGCTCTGACTAAAGGCTTCCAGGTATTATTTGTCAATCCCATGAATCGAAAGTCGAGATTGTTATGTTGCCGATCAGTTTGTCTAGATAGTTTCCTGTGATTGGCAGTTAACTATAGCATTGTGCGATGAAGAGTGAGCATATTTAAGTGTGCTAGGTAGTGGTAAACTGGTAATTGCTTTTGTGTCCCAATCTCCAGGATCCCTTTGTTTATAATTTTTATTAAGTGCCTTTGCAAGTTTCAAATTATTCCAAAAAACAGCTGTATATTGGAGGAGGATTCACTATGAATCTACAAAAATTTGTGAGAAAAGCTTCCATTTGTGTGATGCACGAAGAAGCAAACGGTAGCATTGCTATTTGCTATTATAGATCACCATATTTATCTTTTTGTGCAGCGCATTTTTCATTAAGATTCGTAGACCAACTGTACGTTTTAACATGTATGTGTGGAAATACTATTTGTAGCTTGTAAATGCACTTTGTGAAACTTTCAAAATAAATGATCACTGTGGTTTAGGAGCCAAAAATCCGCTCTCGTTAGGTACAGCACATCCATGTTTTGTTAATCGTATTCCTCAATCCTTGACCTTCCGTTATGAATGAATATCAACAGCGGACATTTTTCTTGTACGAATAATACATTTGTGAAAATATAGCTCATTTCTCCTAGCGGCGTGGATCCAAGTAGAAGAGGCAAAATACTGTTCTGAAACTGCTACTGAAAATATCTGAAAGCGTGTTGTCAAATTCTGTTTAACACTTTTGCATGTATTTTTGATTTTGGAAGGTCGAGGAGCGGCTTGTGTCGGTGGATGAGTTGCTTGATGCCGACGAAGTGTTCTGCACAGGGACCGCCGTCGTTGTGTCTCCCGTAGGCAGCATTACATATCAAGGGAAAAGGTAAAACTACCTCTATTTGTTCCTTGAGAGCTGGAGCTCCTAGCTGAAACGTGTGCGTCCTTAGATCAAAATCCAACTTGTCTCTCGAACGAACTCGGATATTCATTCCTCCATGAGTTCCACCACAGTAGCGCACGAGATCTCATGCCCACTCACTGGCTTGTGCTTTGCAGGATAGAGTATGCTGGCAACCAGGGAGTCGGCGCGGTGTCTCGGCAACTGTACACCTCGCTAACAAGCCTCCAGATGGGCCAGGTGGAGGACCCCATGGGCTGGACCGTGCAACTGAATTAGCCAACAATCTTTGCCTGCCATCGTCGCGCGGATGGGTTCACCCTGTTCTCTGCCTGGATTAAAACATGATGATGGATGGGGTTGCAAGGTCTTGTGTATCTTCAGTCAGTTTTGTAGGCTCTGCCCAAGTGGCGTCCCAGTGTGCATCTGTAGATGGTGGCGCATAAGATGCGTAGCCTCTCCTGGTATGCGCCTTTTTTGAGGTTTATCAATGCTGTGGAACTGGAAACCGTAGCCTTTGTGGTGACTAGTGAGCAATGTAAAGTAGGATAAATTTCTTGTACTTGCCATGTCGGGTGTCTTGGTTTTTCTGGAGTGGTTTGTGATGATAAGAATAAGAATAAGAGCTTGGTGTGCCGCAGTAGCATGATGTACTGTTCCTTGCCGTAATAAAAGAGCTCAAGGAGAAACCCGACCTTGATGAAAGCCAAGCTGGCGAATGTTGCGCAATGGCTGGCACTCTTTATCACCGCTCGTTCATATAGCTAGGCTGTCACGTTTGTGCTGGACGGACTTGGCGGTTGGCATCACAAACGGTCTCTACGAGTCCACAGTTCGTGTGCCCACCCTGCGTTCTAAGAGGAAATGCTATAGACTGTCCTAGGAGTAGTTGTTTGCATCGATACCAGGAGGGCAATATCCATCTGGACCGTACGCTCATCACGGGAGTACTACGTGCACTACCGAATCGACAGCGACTTTTGCCTACGTGCACTAGAAACGCGCTTGTCCTACTACCCCACCCTCATGCAAGTAACTCGGTGTTAGCCAGTACAGGGTCCACCAACGCTCGGCTTAACACCAACATTACGCGCTGCATTTTGCTTTGTCTGGTAGTACGTACCCTTTTTTTAGTTTGAAGATCCTACCCAACTCGACGACTGAGCAGTATGCACCTATCTCTATTTTTTTTTGGTTTCAAGATCCTACCAGACTTGACGACTGAGCAGTACTGTATGTGCGTCTGCGTTCCAAGATCCAATTTAAACAGCCAGAAGAGATAGGTGAGTCCGATCCAGCGACTCAATAAAGGGCTGAAATAGGTTGCCCGATTTGGGTAGGTACAGATCGGGAATAATATCCATCCCATCCCATCTCAAGCGGCTCAGCTGTACCTGTACGTACACAGGGACAGTACAGTACTCCCACAGTCCTATCCTACCTAGGCCAATGCCGCACTAAATTTCATCGACGCGTCCGGCGTTCGCTTTGCATAATGGAAGCCCAAAAACTCCCAAGGCAGTACATTATTATATAGCCGCTGCAAAAAGTTACTGAGGCTACATTTTCTCTGAATAAATCCCCATCAGTTAGTCAGTCCAACCTTCCGATGACCATCTGGCACTAGTTATTATCTAGCTaccttttttttttgagggaattaTCTAGCTACCTTTGGTATAGAACTGAGGGCCGCACGGTGGTGTGGCTGGGATCAGGGCCAGGTGATGTCGCCGATCTTTGTAAAAATCCCTTTTCACCCGCCAAAGAAAAAAGAATCACACGATTTTACAGCTGATGGTTCCATCGGAGTTCGGAGGACACCATGTTATTCCAGTGGAAAACCGTGAGATCCATTCCATCCACGAATATGTCCATTTCAGGACAGGAGGAATAAATGGCAAATAGGGTGTCTTCAAGCAGACACCACGCGGGATCGACGATGACATCGCGCAAGCCGCAAGGCAAACCAAACCAAACACGGCGAGGCGATGCCAAAAAGTTGCCATCTGAGTCAGATCGGATGCGTCTGGGTTTAGGGCACTCCGCACCCCGCACTCGCTGTCGTGCAACGCAAGGTAGCATTAGGGGAAACTAACCAAGTGTCAAGTCCCTGACCTAAACCTAACGACCCCCCTGTTGCAACAGTGAGTCTGTGACTGCCTCCGCTACTGGCAGCTGGGCCTGGCTCCTTTCTGAATCAGACTGCAGGTGTAAAGCTCACTGCTTGCCAGGCCCACCCGGATAGATCCCATCTCAACCACTACCCCTTGTCTCTAGCTAGTGCCAGTAGAATAACAAGCCGCATCTTGGTTCTTGGGAAATGAGCGCTGTTTTTTTATTTCTGTTCTACAAAGGACAATCAGCTGCCCTGTGTGATAGATCAACTGGCCTTGAGTTGTTcataaatataagatgttttggatattttaaAATGGAGTATATGCAGACTGAAATAAGTGAACAAATGCATATACATTTGATTTAATTTTGTTAGGacattttatattttattttattatttgtgggtagaacatcttatatttgtgaacaaaGGGACTATTTCCAAGGCTATGGTCCAGTAATTCTAGCCTTCCAGGCTTAACTGGGTGTGTTGTTCTTCTATTTTACATGTAAATTATGGACAATAGACTAAGATCAAGTTGATATGAAAACATAACTAGTATTTGCGATATCGAGGATGTAGACGACCAACAATCAcaaaaaaaaacaagaaaaacaaAATGGCATGACCACATGTATGCTGGAGCAATCAACAAGACACAATAGCAAAACCCCAACATCAATCATCCTTGTTGGCGGAAGGTTCTCCAAAGCTACGCCTCCATGAAAAGAAAGGCAAGTGAGCATCATCGTCGCGACATCCTACCTTCGTCATGGATTTTGCCCACGTAAAGCAAGTTCGATACGTTTTCGAGGCAATACCTTCAACAAGAAAACAAAATAACCAATCAAAATTAGGTCTAGAGTTTTCGCACCAGACTCTAGAACCGATACTCAAGGAGCAACAGCAAACCGAAGTCGCCATATATTGCGGCCCCACTCGCGAAGCTAATATTGTCGGAACTCCTTGACTGACAATGCAGAACATTTGTATGCCCTTAAGCATCTTACCAGTTGAAACGCCTCTGAAGAGTTTTGCACAAAAAAAACGCCTCTAAAGAGCGTTCTTAAATCCTCTCTCTTATGGGTCTAGCTGGTTCACATGATTCCGGAAGCATGTTTGGAATAGCATGAGATGTTGAAACCTACATGAATTGAAAACACAAGAATTCATAATACAGACCGCTTGGTTGCATTGTAGAAAAATGCAGGAACTTTGATACATCGTTAGGTGCATGGTATAATTGTCATAGAAAAATTCATGAGTTTCACCCTCAATATTTTTCTTCTTCAAAATTGCATGCAAAATGGACCATAGGAGTATTTCCTACGATTTACAATCCTACAAACCAAACAAACATTCCTTAAAAAAAATCAATGGAATCTCATCGAACCAAACATGTTCCATAACAACTTGGGGGAGGTTATTTTTGCAGCTTGTCACTTTCTTTTCTTTTGCAATGATGCACTCGAGGCGGAGATTATAGCTATACGGGAAGGGATGTCATTGGCCATTGAACGATCTACTCTCCCTATTTTGGTGCAATCCGACTCCGCGGGAGCTCTTTCTTCACTGTCAAAATTTTCCCTCGCCAAATTGCCTTATGGTCACTTGATGGAAGATATAAAGATGCTTATGTTGGAGCGGGAGTTTGTTCCGGTTAAGATAGGCCGTTCTCAAAATAGGGTTTCTCACTATCTAGCTAATCATGCTCGCACAGCTCGCAGTACCGCTTGTTGGTTAcagcgagcccccccccccccccccttttatTCAGAATCTTGTTTTAGCAGATTGTAACCCTATTACCACGGAATAAAACTCTGTTTTACCCCGCAAAAAAGAAAACATGTTCCATACGACCCTAAACCCCGATCAAATCTTGCCTCACCATATAACGTCACCAACTGAAGATTTGAACATCTGAAGCATGTTTGGAATAGCATGAGATATTGAAACCTACCGGAATCGAAAACACAAGAATTAATAAAAGAAACCGTTTGGTTGCATTGTAGAAAAATGCAGGAATTTTGATACATCTTTAGGTGCATGGTATAATTATCATAGAAAATTCATGGGGTTCACCTCAATAGATTTTATTCTTTTCGAAACTGCATGCAGAATGCACCATAGGAGTATGTCCTACGATTTCCAGTCATACAAACCAAACAAACATCCCTTAAAAAAATCGATGGAATCACATCAAACCAAACATGTTCCGTACAACCCTAAACCTTGATAAAATCCCGCCTCACCATATAATGCCACCAACTGAAGATTTGAACATGCCAAAACGGTATTATTCAAAATGAATTTTGTCTAGATACTACTCCGGAGGCAATTCCTGTAGCTCGTACGCTCCAAAAGAAATTCTTCAAACACATTATTGTAATAAGATGGCTAAAGTGAAGCACACCACATGACCGACTAGCAGTTTGATTGATTGCTAATAGTGGCGGCAAAACAAAGAAACAGTGTTTTAATTGTCTGCATATAAACTACAACTACAGACCACAACTGTTGATGAGGATTTGAGTGGGGCAGCACCTCTTTTCTTTCCGGGGAATATAAAAGCCGGCGGCCTGAGACAGCTGATAGGTAACAAACCATCACCGTCGGCATCGTTATCCGATAACCATGACGGTATCCCTCACGCGTGTGGTTGGGTTGGGTTGGGTTGCAAGCACATGTTTACCCCGTTTGTATTTCGGAATGAGATTTCCAGGTCGAAACCCCCTCCGCCTCCGATAATCATCGCCTTCTTGGTTAATGCAGCCTGTATAATCCCCTCTTTTTTAAGACCACTCTGTCCAATACTCTACCTCATATACTAGTGCTAATGCTCAAATAATACTACTAGTGCAGTGCAGAGACAAAGGTACCAGATCAGAGCGCCTCCAGCTTGCTTGCTTGCGGGCGTCGCCTACCTCCACTCCGCTTTTTCTCCGCGCGAGCGAGAAAATGCTGGCGCACTCGCCGAAAGTGGCATGTGGTGGGCGGCCTGCTACCGTGCCGTAGCCCCGCCCCCCGCCCGGTGCGCTCCCTCCGTTCCATTCCATCCACACCGTCCCGTTCCACTCCATTCCTTTCCTTTCCACCAAGGAAGCAACCAAAGCGGAGCCGACGCTGACCCGGGTAGGGGTAGCTTGGGTTGGGCGAGCTGATTCCCGCTCCacggaaaagaaaagaaaagagaagaaaacaagagcaaagcagcccACGCCCACCGATTCCTTTCTTCCCCGCCCGCCCAAAGCCGAAGGATGGGCGACAGCGCAGGGCCGACCCAGACCCAGACCCAGGCGACGCTGTGAGGATCGATTCTCCAGGTGGCTGTTTCTATGTGGGAGGAGACTGGAGAGAAGAGGCCGGAGAGAGAGGGGAAAGCGGCCGGCTGCTGAGGCTTCCCCCCGGTCGTGATCTGTGATTCATTCGTCAGGTAGGTAGGTTCCCCGTGATCTCTCTTGGATGGATGGGTGGATGGGTGGGTGTGTTCGTTAGTTGGGATCTGCGGTGTTTTCTGTTGGTGGGGATTTGTTTTGGCTGTTTGGGTTCATTTCCCCTCTTGTTTTAACCAATTGACAGTCTGGTGAGTTCTCATGCTTGCAACAAGATGTGAGCTTGTCAGATATAGTTGTTGAGTATAGCTGATAATTAGCTGGATTTGTTCAGCAAAGTTTTTTTTATCAGAAACTTCCATTTGCTTCATTAAGATTTACTGTACTAGTTTGATTGATTATTGGGTTCATCAGATATCTGCCAATCTCCCCTGTTTCTGCGGCCGAACAGTCTCAGTTCTACCCATCTTGTCTTCAGAGTTCAGAGAGATATCATTCCTTCGCAATTCAAAATCCGGCTGCTAACTTGTGTTGATCTACGTGCAGTGATCCAAGAGATTATTAACTGTACAAAACAGTACAAGAGACAAGAAACAGCAGATTGTTCTGAAATGGGGAGGCGAAGCAACAGGCGGTCCGCGGCGCAGGATGACACCAATGTCGGCTGCGTCTGGGGCCTAATGCGCATGGTCTATTTCCGCCGCGACCCCAGATTCCTGATGGACGCGAAGCAGGCGGGCGGGAGGCA is drawn from Aegilops tauschii subsp. strangulata cultivar AL8/78 chromosome 1, Aet v6.0, whole genome shotgun sequence and contains these coding sequences:
- the LOC109766513 gene encoding branched-chain amino acid aminotransferase 2, chloroplastic, translated to MDCGTASHGALLAAAPLAVRRPRLLPLSPPPSTPSIQIQNRLYSMSLLPLRKARGMGICEASLASNYTQTSEFADLDWENLGFGLVQTDYMYTAKCGPDGNFDKGGMVPFGPIEMNPASGVLNYGQGLFEGLKAYRKTDGSILLFRPMENAMRMQTGAERMCMPAPPVEQFVDAVKQTVLANKRWVPPTGKGSLYIRPLLVGSGAVLGLAPAPEYTFIIFSSPVGNYFKEGLAPINLIVEDKFHRATPGGTGGVKTIGNYASVLMAQKIAKEKGYSDVLYLDAVEKKYLEEVSSCNIFVVKGNVISTPAIKGTILPGITRKSIIDVALTKGFQVEERLVSVDELLDADEVFCTGTAVVVSPVGSITYQGKRIEYAGNQGVGAVSRQLYTSLTSLQMGQVEDPMGWTVQLN